One window of Salegentibacter sp. Hel_I_6 genomic DNA carries:
- a CDS encoding acyl-CoA thioesterase: MQAKHPEESRTTLTDLVLPSETNPLNNLFGGELLARMDRAASIAARRHSRRIVVTASVNHVAFNKAVPLGSVVTVEAAVSRAFKSSMEIFIDVWVEDRESGNRTKANEAIYTFVAVDETGAPITVPPLEPETELEKQRYEAALRRKQLSLVLAGKMKPNEATELKALFED, from the coding sequence ATGCAAGCAAAACATCCAGAAGAATCCAGAACTACTTTAACCGACTTGGTTTTACCTAGTGAAACCAATCCTCTCAATAATTTATTTGGTGGTGAATTGCTCGCCCGAATGGATCGCGCTGCCAGTATTGCTGCCAGAAGGCACAGCCGCAGGATTGTAGTTACCGCTTCAGTAAATCACGTTGCTTTTAACAAGGCTGTTCCTTTAGGAAGTGTTGTTACCGTTGAAGCCGCGGTATCCCGTGCGTTTAAATCTTCTATGGAAATCTTTATAGATGTTTGGGTAGAAGACCGTGAAAGTGGAAACAGAACCAAAGCCAATGAAGCTATTTATACTTTTGTAGCTGTAGATGAAACTGGCGCTCCTATTACCGTACCACCTTTAGAGCCCGAAACAGAGCTCGAAAAACAACGTTATGAGGCTGCATTAAGAAGAAAACAGTTAAGCCTTGTTCTGGCCGGTAAAATGAAACCTAACGAAGCTACAGAGCTTAAAGCGCTTTTTGAAGATTAA
- the dprA gene encoding DNA-processing protein DprA: MSSEELQYALALQHIPNLGDTLAKKLIRHFGSPKEVLQQNKQNLLKIAGIGASRMRDFFDSSHLKAAEEELKFIKDNNIEVLYFKDDDYPEKLKHCIDGPILLFQKGSINLKNQKIISVVGTRKITQSGIAFCEQFIEDLSPLNPVIVSGFAYGVDITAQKAAVENNLQNIGCLAHGFEQIYPKVHQKYMASVEKNGGFFTDFWSSDDFDRNNFLKRNRIIAGLSEATVVIESAEKGGSLVTADIANSYNREVFAVPGRPSDKLSKGCNNLIKSQKAHLLNSAADLIYLLNWQTEEKPKPVQGQLFVDLDADEANVLDFLKEEGKAQLDNIALNCNFPSYKTAGILINMELKGVVRPLPGKLFELI; the protein is encoded by the coding sequence ATGTCTTCTGAAGAATTACAATATGCTTTGGCTTTGCAACACATTCCAAATCTGGGAGATACGTTGGCAAAAAAACTTATAAGACATTTTGGATCTCCAAAAGAGGTATTACAGCAGAACAAGCAAAATTTATTGAAAATTGCTGGAATTGGTGCTTCTCGTATGCGTGATTTTTTCGATTCCTCTCATCTTAAAGCAGCAGAAGAGGAATTAAAATTTATAAAGGATAATAATATTGAAGTATTGTATTTTAAAGATGATGATTATCCTGAAAAATTAAAGCATTGCATAGACGGCCCTATTTTGTTGTTTCAAAAGGGAAGTATCAATCTTAAAAATCAAAAGATTATTAGTGTTGTCGGCACGCGAAAGATTACGCAAAGTGGAATTGCATTTTGTGAGCAGTTTATTGAAGATTTAAGTCCGCTTAATCCGGTTATAGTTTCTGGGTTTGCTTATGGTGTAGATATTACGGCACAAAAAGCGGCGGTGGAAAATAATCTGCAAAATATAGGCTGCCTGGCTCATGGCTTTGAACAAATTTACCCGAAAGTGCATCAAAAATATATGGCTTCAGTTGAAAAAAATGGGGGATTTTTCACCGATTTCTGGAGTAGTGATGATTTCGACAGAAATAACTTCTTGAAGCGAAACCGAATAATCGCAGGTTTAAGTGAAGCAACTGTTGTAATAGAAAGTGCGGAAAAGGGTGGTTCTCTGGTTACCGCAGATATTGCTAATTCCTATAACCGGGAAGTTTTTGCTGTGCCGGGCAGACCTTCAGATAAATTGAGTAAAGGCTGCAACAATTTAATAAAATCACAAAAGGCTCATTTATTAAATTCTGCCGCAGATTTGATTTACCTTTTAAACTGGCAAACCGAAGAAAAACCTAAGCCCGTACAAGGGCAATTATTTGTAGATCTTGATGCAGATGAGGCTAATGTTCTGGATTTTTTAAAAGAGGAAGGGAAGGCACAGTTAGACAATATTGCTCTAAACTGTAACTTCCCTTCTTATAAAACTGCGGGTATTTTAATTAATATGGAATTAAAAGGCGTGGTGCGACCCTTGCCCGGTAAATTATTTGAATTAATCTAA
- the recA gene encoding recombinase RecA, producing the protein MSNDKEKEAKLKALKLTLDKMDKTYGKGTVMKMSDQAVADVDAISTGSLGLDLAMGVGGYPRGRVIEIYGPESSGKTTLTLHAIAEAQQKGGIAAFIDAEHAFDRTYAQNLGVDIENLIISQPDNGEQALEITDNLIRSGAIDIIVIDSVAALTPKSEIEGEMGDSKMGLHARLMSQALRKLTSSISKTNCTVIFINQLREKIGVMFGNPETTTGGNALKFYASVRLDIRRSTQIKDSNSNVMGNKTRVKVVKNKVAPPFKMAEFDIMYGEGISKIGEIIDIGVDYEIVKKSGSWFSYEDTKLGQGRDAVKILLKDNPDLMEELEEKIKNAIKVAKEA; encoded by the coding sequence ATGAGCAACGACAAAGAAAAAGAAGCAAAATTAAAGGCCTTAAAGCTTACCCTGGATAAAATGGATAAAACCTACGGAAAGGGTACCGTAATGAAGATGAGTGACCAGGCCGTAGCCGATGTGGATGCAATATCTACGGGTTCTTTAGGCTTAGACTTGGCTATGGGTGTAGGCGGATATCCAAGAGGAAGGGTTATAGAAATTTATGGACCGGAATCTTCAGGAAAAACAACTTTAACTTTACACGCAATAGCTGAAGCCCAGCAAAAAGGGGGAATTGCCGCATTTATAGATGCTGAACACGCTTTTGACCGTACTTATGCTCAAAACTTAGGCGTAGATATAGAAAACCTTATAATTTCACAACCCGATAACGGGGAGCAGGCTTTAGAAATTACCGATAATTTAATTCGCTCCGGTGCTATAGATATTATCGTGATAGATTCGGTTGCAGCGCTTACACCTAAGAGTGAAATTGAAGGGGAAATGGGAGATTCTAAAATGGGATTACACGCCCGTTTAATGTCACAGGCACTTAGAAAACTTACTTCTTCTATTAGTAAAACAAATTGTACCGTAATCTTTATTAACCAGCTTAGGGAAAAGATTGGGGTAATGTTTGGAAATCCAGAAACTACTACCGGTGGTAATGCCCTTAAATTTTATGCTTCAGTTCGTTTGGATATAAGACGTTCTACACAAATAAAAGATAGCAACAGTAACGTTATGGGTAACAAAACCCGTGTGAAAGTGGTAAAGAATAAAGTAGCTCCACCTTTTAAAATGGCAGAATTTGACATTATGTATGGTGAAGGAATTTCTAAAATAGGTGAGATAATAGATATTGGAGTTGACTATGAGATTGTAAAGAAAAGCGGTTCCTGGTTTAGCTATGAAGACACTAAATTAGGACAGGGTCGTGATGCAGTAAAAATTCTGCTTAAAGACAATCCTGATTTAATGGAAGAACTTGAGGAAAAGATAAAAAATGCCATTAAAGTAGCGAAAGAAGCTTAA
- a CDS encoding murein hydrolase activator EnvC, producing MKFKKFSTTFFCVLFLLLSAGNLSAQTTRESLEKKRIELRNEISRINELRSSNKQKERSVLSQVEDLDQQIRSTENLIKVTNQQANLLTNQISANTSKISRLRNELEQLKEDYARMIEKSYKSKSTQSRIMFLLSSENFLQAYKRMQYMKQYTNYRKQQGDEIQNRTEELQELNADLANQKETKEKLIAENRQTRADLGKNKKAQQDLMQNIRSKEGEFAAQIRQKQQEINKIDAQIEKMIRESIAKSNEESGSAERDVYELTPEAKALAADFVKNKGRLPWPVRSGVVTSRFGTQPHPVVKTISINNNGVNIDTDPGGKARAVFNGTVSEVQVLKGANKAVMVRHGDYITIYDNLEKVYVKRGDVVNTGQELGAVATSRSSGKTTLHFLIYKNMQKMDPADWILEM from the coding sequence ATGAAGTTTAAGAAATTTTCTACCACTTTTTTCTGTGTTCTTTTTCTATTGCTTTCCGCGGGAAATTTGTCGGCGCAAACAACACGTGAAAGTCTCGAGAAAAAACGGATAGAACTTCGTAACGAAATTAGCCGTATTAATGAGCTTAGAAGCAGTAATAAGCAAAAAGAGCGTTCGGTTTTAAGCCAGGTAGAGGATCTGGATCAACAAATAAGAAGTACAGAAAATTTAATAAAAGTAACCAACCAGCAAGCAAACCTCCTTACTAATCAAATTAGCGCGAATACCAGTAAGATTTCCCGTCTTAGGAACGAATTAGAGCAGCTAAAGGAAGATTATGCAAGGATGATAGAGAAATCTTATAAAAGTAAATCTACGCAGAGCAGAATAATGTTTTTGCTGTCTTCAGAAAACTTTTTGCAAGCCTATAAGCGAATGCAGTATATGAAACAATATACCAATTATCGCAAGCAACAGGGGGATGAAATTCAAAATCGAACTGAAGAACTTCAGGAACTCAATGCCGATCTTGCCAATCAAAAGGAAACCAAAGAAAAACTTATTGCTGAAAACCGCCAAACCCGTGCCGATCTTGGTAAGAATAAAAAGGCGCAACAGGATCTAATGCAAAATATTAGAAGTAAAGAAGGTGAATTTGCTGCACAGATTAGACAAAAACAGCAGGAAATAAATAAGATAGATGCTCAAATTGAAAAAATGATTCGGGAGTCTATTGCAAAATCTAACGAAGAAAGTGGGTCTGCTGAAAGGGATGTCTATGAATTAACTCCTGAAGCTAAAGCCCTGGCAGCAGATTTTGTGAAAAATAAAGGTCGTTTGCCCTGGCCCGTAAGGTCTGGTGTGGTTACTTCCCGATTTGGAACTCAACCTCACCCGGTAGTTAAAACTATTTCTATCAATAATAATGGGGTAAATATTGATACCGATCCCGGCGGAAAAGCCCGTGCTGTTTTTAACGGAACAGTAAGTGAAGTACAGGTATTAAAGGGCGCTAATAAAGCGGTAATGGTAAGGCACGGAGATTACATCACGATTTATGATAACCTGGAAAAAGTTTATGTGAAAAGAGGAGATGTAGTGAATACAGGACAGGAACTGGGTGCTGTTGCCACTAGCCGATCTTCTGGAAAAACAACCTTACATTTTCTTATATATAAGAATATGCAGAAAATGGATCCGGCAGACTGGATCCTGGAAATGTAA
- a CDS encoding gliding motility lipoprotein GldH, whose amino-acid sequence MHKSSIYLFFIGAIFLLGSCDKKRIYDEYKPIKGAWQKDSTQVFKLGELDSLKSYNLFINIRNNKDYKYSNLFLITEMQFPQGKVVTDTLEYEIAAPDGSWLGTGFGDVKESRLWYKENVSFTEPGEYRIAIKQAMRKNDEVEGIENLEGITHIGFRIEESL is encoded by the coding sequence ATGCATAAATCTTCGATTTATTTATTTTTTATTGGCGCTATTTTTCTGCTGGGTTCTTGCGATAAAAAGCGGATTTATGATGAATACAAGCCTATAAAAGGAGCATGGCAAAAAGATTCTACCCAGGTTTTTAAATTAGGCGAATTAGATTCATTAAAATCATATAACCTATTTATCAATATTAGAAATAATAAAGATTATAAGTATAGTAACCTGTTTTTGATTACCGAAATGCAATTTCCGCAGGGAAAAGTAGTAACCGATACTTTGGAATATGAAATTGCAGCACCAGATGGTTCCTGGCTTGGTACAGGTTTTGGTGATGTAAAAGAGAGCAGGCTTTGGTACAAAGAGAATGTGAGTTTTACTGAGCCCGGCGAATATAGGATTGCCATAAAACAGGCAATGCGTAAAAACGACGAGGTAGAGGGAATAGAAAATTTAGAAGGAATTACCCATATAGGTTTTAGAATAGAAGAAAGCCTATAA
- a CDS encoding 1-acyl-sn-glycerol-3-phosphate acyltransferase, with protein sequence MLLIIPILVMLPVLVVFSSAERLYPKYYVCARIWAKCILYGMGFYPEIKRMQQLNPKQNYMLVANHTSMMDIMMMLVIIKQPFIFVGKRELAKIPVFGFFYRKTNITVDRNCAKSKQDVVTEAKRRLDMGESICIFPEGGVPADRSLILDTFKDGAFRLAIAHHIPIVPITFYDNKKRFSYKFVSGGPGKLRVKIHEFISTKEMKPGDRRELRNKTREVIFQELSKDLEKKNKP encoded by the coding sequence ATGCTACTTATAATACCTATTTTAGTAATGTTGCCGGTACTTGTGGTGTTTTCTTCAGCTGAACGGCTTTATCCTAAGTACTATGTTTGCGCCCGTATTTGGGCTAAATGTATCTTATACGGTATGGGCTTTTATCCTGAAATTAAAAGGATGCAGCAACTTAACCCGAAGCAAAATTACATGTTGGTGGCCAATCATACCTCTATGATGGATATTATGATGATGCTTGTAATTATTAAACAACCATTTATTTTTGTTGGGAAAAGGGAGTTAGCTAAAATCCCGGTTTTCGGTTTTTTCTATCGGAAAACAAACATTACTGTAGATAGAAATTGTGCTAAAAGCAAACAGGATGTGGTTACTGAAGCCAAGAGGAGATTAGATATGGGAGAAAGTATTTGTATTTTTCCCGAAGGGGGAGTGCCTGCAGATAGGTCACTTATTTTAGATACGTTTAAAGATGGGGCTTTTAGATTAGCGATCGCGCACCATATTCCTATTGTTCCTATTACTTTCTACGATAATAAAAAGCGGTTTTCTTATAAGTTTGTATCAGGCGGACCGGGAAAACTAAGGGTTAAAATTCACGAATTCATTTCTACAAAAGAAATGAAACCGGGTGATAGAAGGGAGTTGAGAAATAAAACCAGGGAGGTTATTTTCCAGGAACTTTCTAAAGATTTGGAGAAGAAAAATAAACCTTAA
- a CDS encoding RNA polymerase sigma factor: MSLEKLIHQCKKQDIRAQEKLYRLYSGKLFGLCLKYSNNYQQAEDNLQDGFITIFNKINQYEDKGSFEGWMKRIVINTSLQKHRKEKYFEIINDDLMEDPEVEIDDDEISRDFLLKSIQELPDRYRQIFNLYALDGFSHKEIAAMLNISVGSSKSNLARARHILKGKIENQNDNKVQSL, translated from the coding sequence GTGAGTTTAGAAAAACTCATACACCAGTGTAAAAAGCAGGATATTAGGGCACAGGAAAAGCTTTACCGATTGTACTCCGGTAAACTTTTTGGCCTGTGCCTTAAATATTCCAATAACTACCAGCAGGCTGAAGACAACCTGCAGGATGGTTTCATTACTATTTTCAATAAAATCAATCAATATGAAGATAAGGGTTCTTTTGAAGGCTGGATGAAACGTATTGTAATAAATACAAGCCTACAAAAGCATCGAAAAGAAAAATATTTCGAGATCATTAATGACGACCTTATGGAAGACCCCGAGGTAGAAATTGATGACGACGAAATTAGTAGAGATTTTCTATTAAAAAGCATTCAGGAATTACCCGATCGTTACCGGCAAATATTCAACCTGTATGCATTAGATGGATTTTCACACAAAGAAATTGCAGCAATGCTGAATATAAGTGTGGGAAGTTCAAAATCCAACCTCGCGAGAGCCAGGCATATTTTGAAAGGAAAGATAGAAAACCAAAACGACAATAAGGTGCAATCGCTATGA
- a CDS encoding SPOR domain-containing protein: protein MKIANYIQDLLYRYECVILPGFGAFLSRKEPAFIDEETQVFYPPKKVVSFNSQLKKNDGLLANYIAASQKVSYTTSVNMIAEFVEKLEESFKEDGKAELENIGRFSYAEEKLQFEPFGQVNYLTDSFGLDSFKTSAIARETYKKQVEELEEKAPILFTPERRKSPAYLKYAAIGLIALGVSGFAGLNIYSSQVSKHNIAEQQQAQEQLQEQIQQATFIIDNPLPAVTFNVAKQTGNYHIVAGAFRNEENAQKKVSELKEEGYKARHIGENKWGLHQVVYASHEKRRDAINMLREVKSSNEGAWLLVQEL from the coding sequence ATGAAGATAGCTAACTACATCCAGGATTTACTTTATCGTTACGAATGCGTAATTCTACCGGGCTTCGGGGCATTTCTTTCCAGAAAAGAACCGGCTTTTATTGACGAAGAAACTCAAGTTTTTTATCCGCCGAAAAAAGTAGTTTCCTTTAATTCGCAGTTAAAAAAGAATGACGGGCTTTTAGCAAATTACATCGCAGCATCGCAAAAAGTTTCTTATACAACGTCAGTTAATATGATTGCCGAATTTGTAGAGAAACTGGAAGAATCCTTTAAGGAGGATGGTAAGGCGGAGTTAGAAAACATAGGTCGTTTTTCTTATGCTGAAGAAAAATTACAGTTTGAACCATTTGGCCAGGTAAATTACCTAACCGATTCTTTTGGACTGGACAGCTTTAAAACTTCAGCAATTGCACGCGAAACTTATAAAAAGCAAGTTGAAGAGCTGGAAGAAAAAGCGCCTATACTTTTCACTCCAGAAAGAAGAAAATCACCAGCTTATCTTAAATATGCAGCCATTGGACTTATCGCTTTGGGAGTTTCAGGCTTTGCAGGATTAAATATTTATAGCAGCCAGGTTTCAAAACATAACATTGCTGAACAGCAACAAGCCCAGGAACAACTTCAGGAGCAAATACAACAGGCTACTTTTATTATCGACAATCCATTACCGGCTGTTACTTTTAATGTAGCTAAACAAACCGGAAATTATCATATTGTAGCCGGTGCATTTAGAAATGAAGAAAATGCCCAAAAGAAAGTTTCAGAACTAAAAGAAGAAGGTTACAAAGCCCGACATATAGGTGAAAACAAATGGGGCTTACACCAGGTGGTTTATGCAAGTCACGAAAAAAGACGTGATGCGATAAATATGCTTAGAGAAGTAAAATCTTCTAACGAAGGTGCCTGGCTATTAGTACAGGAACTTTAA
- a CDS encoding regulatory iron-sulfur-containing complex subunit RicT: MACSSCSTKDGQPKGCKNNGTCGTDSCNKLSVFDWLSNMSMPNGIEPFNYVEVRFKNGRKHFFKNVENLSLSMGDVVAVEASPGHDVGMVSLTGELVRVQMKKKKIKTDSEEVLKIYRKATQKDIDIWEEVRGREEAIKKRAREIAIRLNLSMKISDIEFQGDASKATFYYTADDRVDFRQLIKEFAREFNTRIEMRQIGLRQEAARLGGIGSCGRELCCSTWLTDFRSVSTSAARYQQLSLNPQKLAGQCGKLKCCLNYELDSYLEALKTFPRTDTKLFTKKGTAVCQKIDIFQGVLWYAYEGEWMNWHKLTAEQANKIIASNRKKEDVGSLEEFEVQLQLEEKPDFNNVVGQDSLTRFDKPKGHSKSRNKKRKKRKGKPSKNA, from the coding sequence ATGGCTTGTAGCAGTTGCTCAACCAAAGACGGTCAGCCAAAAGGATGTAAAAATAACGGGACCTGTGGTACAGATTCCTGTAACAAACTTTCTGTATTCGATTGGCTTTCAAACATGTCTATGCCTAACGGGATAGAACCTTTTAATTATGTAGAAGTTCGTTTTAAAAACGGAAGAAAACACTTTTTTAAAAATGTAGAAAACCTAAGCCTAAGTATGGGCGATGTAGTGGCTGTAGAAGCTTCTCCCGGCCATGATGTTGGTATGGTAAGCCTTACCGGGGAGCTGGTTAGGGTACAAATGAAAAAGAAAAAGATAAAAACCGATAGCGAAGAAGTTTTAAAGATTTACCGAAAAGCCACCCAAAAGGATATTGATATTTGGGAAGAGGTTCGCGGTAGGGAAGAAGCGATAAAGAAAAGAGCCCGTGAAATCGCGATTCGACTTAATCTTAGTATGAAGATTAGTGATATAGAATTCCAGGGAGACGCTTCAAAAGCCACTTTTTATTATACAGCAGATGATCGCGTAGATTTTCGCCAGCTAATTAAAGAATTTGCCAGGGAATTTAATACGCGTATAGAAATGCGCCAAATTGGTTTAAGGCAGGAAGCTGCCCGCCTTGGTGGTATTGGATCTTGTGGCCGTGAACTTTGCTGTTCTACCTGGTTAACAGATTTTAGATCGGTAAGCACTTCTGCAGCGAGATATCAGCAATTATCTTTAAATCCGCAGAAATTAGCGGGACAATGTGGTAAGTTAAAATGTTGCCTTAACTATGAACTGGATTCTTACCTTGAAGCTTTAAAAACATTTCCACGAACCGATACTAAACTTTTTACCAAGAAAGGAACTGCGGTTTGCCAGAAGATTGATATTTTTCAAGGTGTTTTGTGGTATGCTTATGAGGGTGAATGGATGAATTGGCACAAACTAACCGCCGAACAGGCAAATAAAATTATAGCATCAAATCGTAAAAAAGAAGATGTTGGAAGCCTTGAGGAATTTGAAGTTCAATTACAACTTGAGGAAAAACCAGATTTCAATAATGTGGTTGGGCAGGATAGTTTAACGCGTTTTGATAAACCTAAGGGACACTCAAAAAGCCGCAATAAAAAACGTAAAAAAAGAAAAGGAAAACCTTCTAAGAATGCATAA
- a CDS encoding rhodanese-related sulfurtransferase, which produces MQLYNKLSAKEREALIDEAGEDRLTLSFYAYAKIGNPHLFRNHLFIAWDQMDVLGRIYVAHEGINAQLSVPAKRFEEFKKFIDNIYFLEGVRLNIAIEHDAKAFLKLKVKVRKKIVADGLNDATFDVTNKGVHVDALKFNELISDPNTVLVDMRNHYESEIGHFQGAITPDVDTFRDSLPIIENDLKEHKEDKNLVMYCTGGIRCEKASAYYKHKGFKNVYQLEGGIIEYARQVENQKLENKFIGKNFVFDHRRAEQISEEVIAHCHQCGKACDKHVNCANEACHLLFIQCEECAEKMNNCCSIECKEIAALPYEEQKALRKGKGNSNKIFKKGRSTVLKYKS; this is translated from the coding sequence ATGCAACTGTACAATAAATTAAGCGCTAAAGAGAGGGAAGCACTTATAGACGAAGCGGGAGAAGACCGTTTAACGCTCTCTTTTTATGCCTACGCCAAAATTGGCAATCCACACTTATTTAGAAATCACCTTTTTATCGCCTGGGACCAAATGGATGTGCTTGGTCGCATTTATGTAGCCCACGAAGGAATCAACGCCCAACTTTCAGTTCCGGCAAAACGATTTGAAGAATTCAAAAAGTTCATTGATAATATTTATTTTTTAGAAGGCGTTAGATTGAATATCGCTATAGAACACGATGCCAAAGCCTTTTTAAAACTGAAGGTGAAAGTGCGTAAAAAGATTGTTGCTGACGGGCTTAACGATGCAACTTTTGATGTAACCAATAAGGGAGTTCATGTTGATGCTTTAAAATTCAACGAACTTATTAGCGATCCCAATACTGTTTTAGTAGATATGCGAAATCATTATGAAAGTGAAATTGGTCATTTTCAAGGAGCAATTACGCCAGATGTTGATACGTTTAGAGATTCTTTACCCATTATTGAAAATGATCTAAAAGAGCATAAAGAAGATAAAAACCTGGTGATGTATTGCACCGGTGGGATCCGTTGTGAGAAGGCTAGTGCCTATTATAAACACAAAGGATTTAAAAATGTGTATCAGCTGGAAGGCGGTATTATTGAATATGCCCGCCAGGTTGAAAACCAAAAACTGGAAAATAAATTTATAGGAAAGAACTTTGTTTTTGATCATCGCCGCGCCGAGCAGATCTCAGAAGAAGTTATTGCGCATTGCCACCAATGTGGTAAAGCTTGTGATAAGCACGTAAATTGTGCAAATGAAGCCTGCCATTTACTTTTTATTCAGTGTGAGGAATGTGCTGAAAAAATGAATAATTGTTGTTCCATAGAATGTAAGGAAATTGCAGCTTTGCCTTATGAGGAGCAAAAAGCCTTGCGAAAAGGAAAAGGAAACAGTAATAAGATATTTAAAAAAGGTCGTTCCACTGTTTTAAAATATAAAAGTTAA
- the trpS gene encoding tryptophan--tRNA ligase: protein MSRILTGVQSTGTPHLGNLLGAILPAIEMAKKPDNESFIFIADMHSLTQIKDAETLRNNTYSVAATWLACGIDIEKTVFYRQSDVPQTAELSWYLSCFFPYQRLTLAHSFKDKSDHLEDVNAGLFTYPMLMAADILLYDAEIVPVGKDQLQHLEITRDVASRFHSKMGEVFVIPEAKVQENTMYVPGTDGGKMSKSKGNTINLFVSDKKLRKQIMAIATDSTPLEEPKNPDTCNVFALYKLVAPEAQIAEMRKNYEAGGFGYGHAKQALYEVLLEQFKEPREKYEYYMNNLEELDKALEVGAEKARNVANEVIKRVRAKVGY from the coding sequence ATGTCCAGAATTCTTACGGGAGTACAAAGCACAGGAACTCCACACTTAGGAAATTTATTAGGAGCAATTTTACCGGCTATAGAAATGGCCAAAAAACCTGATAATGAATCTTTTATTTTTATTGCAGATATGCATTCCCTAACCCAAATAAAAGATGCCGAAACTTTAAGAAACAACACCTATTCTGTAGCCGCAACCTGGCTGGCTTGTGGTATTGATATTGAAAAAACTGTTTTTTATCGCCAAAGTGATGTACCGCAAACTGCTGAACTTTCCTGGTATTTAAGCTGTTTTTTTCCGTATCAACGTTTAACCCTGGCACATTCCTTTAAAGACAAATCTGATCATTTAGAAGATGTAAATGCAGGGCTTTTCACCTACCCAATGCTTATGGCTGCAGATATTTTGCTTTACGATGCAGAAATAGTCCCGGTAGGAAAAGACCAGCTTCAACATTTGGAAATAACCCGCGATGTAGCTTCCCGTTTTCATTCAAAAATGGGGGAAGTTTTCGTAATTCCAGAAGCGAAAGTTCAGGAAAATACGATGTATGTTCCGGGAACCGATGGTGGCAAAATGAGTAAATCTAAAGGCAACACTATAAATCTTTTTGTGAGCGATAAAAAGCTTCGAAAACAAATTATGGCTATAGCAACCGACAGTACCCCCCTGGAAGAACCTAAAAACCCCGATACCTGTAATGTTTTTGCGCTATATAAATTAGTAGCTCCTGAAGCACAAATAGCTGAAATGCGAAAAAATTATGAAGCCGGTGGCTTTGGTTACGGCCACGCAAAACAGGCTTTATATGAAGTGCTTCTGGAACAGTTTAAAGAGCCCAGAGAGAAGTATGAATATTATATGAATAACCTTGAAGAACTGGATAAAGCCCTGGAAGTTGGCGCAGAAAAAGCTAGAAATGTTGCCAATGAGGTTATTAAAAGGGTAAGAGCAAAAGTAGGATATTAG